The window GCTTTAGCTCGTGGTCTACTACGAAATAGAAAACTATTTTTATTAGATGAAAGTACAAGCAATTTAGATAAGAAAAGTGCTCTGAATGTTGAAAATATCTTTTTGAGTCAGCCAGATATTACAGTTATTTTTGTTAGCCATCAGCTACATGATGAAAACGAACAGAAATTTGATAGGATCATTAAGATATAAAAGAGATGAATAAGATAAAAAGGCCTAACTATGATGTGTCATAATTAGGCCTTTAATGCTTTAAGAAATCAATCTGTAATATATTCATCACTGAGGCTTTTTTCCTGTTTATTAGTTAAAAAGAACAGTCTGTCCCTTTTTTGTAACGCATCACTAATTGTTTTTAAGATACCTACCTGTCCCACTCCAAAATCTAAAGAATGTAAAAAACCAGTTTCGTCAATGAAGGCTAAAATATTAGTCTCCAATTCGATTGCGGTACAAAATTCGTAAAGTGATAAGTATTTTATACTATTAAAATATTCTATATGATTTTTTCTTACATACATATCTGAGAAAAAGTTAATTATACTGCTCCTCCCATGACACCAGCTTCCATCTACTCTTAGACTATTTTTTTGTAGAATGAACGAAATCTTATTTAAAGATTTGTAATGAATCTTATTTTTTAGTAAATTTTGTGATCTAATTAATGCGCTCCCGATACCGCTAAGGCCCTCACACCATGAAAAATACATATAATTTGTAATTGTTTTGTCATCAAACTCTTTCAGTATGAAACTATCAATAAAGGATAGGTTATTGGTAGCTAACTTTATTCCTTTCGCATCTTTAAAGTAGAGGGCAGAAACTAATAGAACATATGTAGTTCCAGAAAGACCATGAGCAAAATTCAATCTATCAAAAGTTGTAGAGAAACTGATATGTTTTTTATTTATTCCAGATTTTAGATTACTATATAATTTTTTAGCCTTCTTTCTTACATCATATAAAGTTGGATCTAGTAATAAAATAAAGATTAATGAATATAATTTTCCGGCTGTTCCAAGTGCAAAATCATTATTTGATTCATCTGTAGACCATGTTTTTACAATGGTGTTTATTGAATCTTTGAATTCAATATAGGTAATTTGTTTATTTTGATATTCATAGCCAAATTTCCATAAAAGACTTGCACTTCCAAATAAATAACTTTCAGAATACTTAAAGTTGTGATTGTTAGCTAATATTTGAGGTAAATCTGTTAAATTTTTAAAAGATTTTTCTCCTAAAGCACAATCTACACCAATGATCCCATGCTGTAAGGAAAGGGGACTCATTTGCTCACCAAATTCGCCAGATTTCCACCACTTTTTATGTAAACCTATCTCATCATAAACTTTAACTGTATTTTTCAATCTTTCTAAGTTATGGGTTAATGTATTAATTTGATATTGGTCACTAAAAGGGATTATTTTCGATTTATAATTCTTTTTATCTATAATTTTTTTAAGCTGAGATGGACTATATTTATTTTTACTACTAGATAAATTTAGTAAATCATAAGCAAGAAAGAAAAGCTTAGAATTTTTTTTGTTTAGGTGTATTCCAGCATATATTTCTGAATTTAATATTTTTATTGCATCATCTATATTTTTAGAATTATATTTTGGTAAATTACCCAGCAAAATTGCCAAAATAGTAACCGCTAGAGAAAAAATATCTTCTTTTTGGGATAAAAATTTTTCTTTATTATCTATGGGAATATAGTATGGTGTATAACCTTCCCTTTTAATTTTTTTATTAGTAAAGGATAAATATTCCAAATCAACTAGATAACAAGTCCCCTTACTAAAAATAAAATTACTATTGGTTAAGTCACCAATGATTACATTATTTTTGTGTAAAGTGTATACAGTTTTACAAAGTGCATAAATTACTTCAGATTTTTTTTGTCCTATAAGAGAAGTATCATCTAATGAAATTCCATCAATGTATGATGTTACATTGAATGCAACATTATCAACTTTAAAATGATTTAATAATTTAGGGACAACGCCAGTATATTCCAACTTTTTTAAAAATTTTGCTTCATTTAATAATAATTTTTGAGCATCTGAACTGTTTATTCTATTTCTTATATAAGGATTAGCAGTCTTTACAATAACTTTTTTATGATCATTTTTAGCTAAATATACATCTCCTTTGTTTTTCTGACTGAGGGTACTTAAAAACACATATTTTTTTAAATTTGGGTTTTCTACTTCTACGTCTAGTTCTTCAACCCAAGATGAGTCTTTTTGTATAAAGGGTAAAGAAATTCCCTCTGGAATATTGAAACTCAAAGTTCTATCATCTTCAATAATATTTCCATTTGGTAATTCCATTAGATCAATAAAACATTTATTTATCGAATCCCATTTTTTTAGTTCAGTAAAAGCACCATACCTAAACTGTACTGGACTATGTTTAGGTAGCTGATAATCTGTAAAAATTGTTGGGGCAGAATATTCTGCTAGCTTATCATTTAACTCTTTTACTACTTTTCGAAATTCAGTATTATTGCTGGGATAAAATGTCATAAATTTATTTGCCTCTGTGACTGATGCGTGTGGATCAGATAAGGCTTCATAAACCTTTCTAGAGCTTGCTACTTTGAAAGTACATTGATGAGCAGTTAGTACAGAATAGGTGAGTTTAAAAATTTCTTCAATATCCTCAGGTAAAGCGGCAATATGTCCTTTCCACCCGGATTGAGGTAATTCCAAATTCCTTAGCTGATAGTGTTTCCACATTCTATCGAAACTAATGTTGTACAAAGAATTTTCAAAATTGCTTAAAAAATCAGTAAAATTATCAGTACTATTTTGACATTGGATAAAAGGAAAGAATTCGTTAGTTTTAATCATAATAGTGTCTCACATAAAAATAAGTTTTCTGGGTCCAACTAATGTTTATAAATAAAAATCCTAAAAGCTTTATGCTTTTAGGATTTTTTCTATACTAACAAGTTTTACTACAAGTGTAGCCACATAAACGTGGGCCATTGTTAGCAACCGCTGCTTTTGGTAAACGTCTTAAATTTCTTACTTGATTAACTTTAAGATTTTTCATGATTTTTAACTCCTTTTAATAAAATTATTTATTGAAATCATGAGGCAAAACAGGTAATACAATAATAACCATGATTTTTCGTCTCCTTTTCTCAATTTATAAATTAGATTATAACCTCTAATATTAAAAATGATTTAAAAATTGTAAATCTGCAACTATTTTTATTTTTCTAAATTAAGGATAAATTTTGAATATCCAGCATCATTCAGTACGTCCAGAATATTGTTCTTTTTAATGTTGTCACCAGTAAATAGATATTTAAAATATTTACCCAATAATTTATACATTAATAAGTCTGGATTTTGAGCTAAACTTCCAAGAAGTATAATAGATTCATTAACTAATGCTAAATTGTTTTTTGAATAGCAGCGGTTTAAATAATTTATACAAATTCCAGCAATTCTCCGTTGTTCCTCAAAAGAGAGTGTTCGTATTTTAGGGCTATATTCCTTTATGATTTTATCCATATAGAATTTCAATCTATTGATATCAAAAATTACCATAGAACTTCCGAATAATTGGAGAAAATATTTATCTTTTATCCAATCATCGTTTTTATTAATTTCTTCTGTAAATCTTTTTTCTAAACTTTTGTTCTGCATAATATCCTTATTCTCAAGTACTAAAGTAATTAATTCTGATCTAATCAATAGCGAACTATCATAATTGTGTTTATATAGAAAATTTTGCATTTCTTTTGCACAGTCTAAATCTCTATCATAGAATATTTGTGCCAGTATCTGCATTACTTCCTCATTTGATTTTTTTTCTTTTTTGAAGTCTTGTAAAAAAATATTTATGTCTAGATCATTAAGAGAAATTAATTTAAGAAAATCGGTAGCTCTTAAATCTTGCTCTCCATGTTCTACTCTAGAATATTGGGAGGGGGAAATTACATTTTTTGTGAACTGACGTTGCGTTAAGTGTAATCGAGTACGTTCTTCGAATAGTCTTTTTCCAATATTTTTATTCATTTAAATATCATCTCTTAACTATTAATTATTTTTATATTTTAGGTAGAACAGCTATTAAGTCACTATATCCTGCAAGCTTTAAAACGTTAGTTATTTCCTGACAAATAGCAGGATCCTTTTGAAAAACGGACGCATAATATTTTCCAAGTAACTTTATAAATAGGACGGGCCCTTTGCTATTAATGGTTGAGATATATGCTAATACCTCTTGGATTAACTTGGTGGAGTTTTTCTCGTAGGAATTATCTAGGTAATTAATACAGATTGCGCCAATGCATTCTTGCAAAGAACTTTGTAGAATATTTGGATTAGAATACTTCGTTAAGATAGTACCTACTAAAAAATTCAATTCCTCTATATCGTAGATACGCATTGTTTCTCTAAAAATTTGAAGGGAATGAATATTCCAATTATTGTTGACGAGAATGTATTGTTTCAGTTTATTTTTTAATTCAATTGGAATTTCTTTAGCTTTAGGAAGATAGAC of the Lactobacillus isalae genome contains:
- a CDS encoding lipopolysaccharide core heptose(II) kinase RfaY, whose product is MIKTNEFFPFIQCQNSTDNFTDFLSNFENSLYNISFDRMWKHYQLRNLELPQSGWKGHIAALPEDIEEIFKLTYSVLTAHQCTFKVASSRKVYEALSDPHASVTEANKFMTFYPSNNTEFRKVVKELNDKLAEYSAPTIFTDYQLPKHSPVQFRYGAFTELKKWDSINKCFIDLMELPNGNIIEDDRTLSFNIPEGISLPFIQKDSSWVEELDVEVENPNLKKYVFLSTLSQKNKGDVYLAKNDHKKVIVKTANPYIRNRINSSDAQKLLLNEAKFLKKLEYTGVVPKLLNHFKVDNVAFNVTSYIDGISLDDTSLIGQKKSEVIYALCKTVYTLHKNNVIIGDLTNSNFIFSKGTCYLVDLEYLSFTNKKIKREGYTPYYIPIDNKEKFLSQKEDIFSLAVTILAILLGNLPKYNSKNIDDAIKILNSEIYAGIHLNKKNSKLFFLAYDLLNLSSSKNKYSPSQLKKIIDKKNYKSKIIPFSDQYQINTLTHNLERLKNTVKVYDEIGLHKKWWKSGEFGEQMSPLSLQHGIIGVDCALGEKSFKNLTDLPQILANNHNFKYSESYLFGSASLLWKFGYEYQNKQITYIEFKDSINTIVKTWSTDESNNDFALGTAGKLYSLIFILLLDPTLYDVRKKAKKLYSNLKSGINKKHISFSTTFDRLNFAHGLSGTTYVLLVSALYFKDAKGIKLATNNLSFIDSFILKEFDDKTITNYMYFSWCEGLSGIGSALIRSQNLLKNKIHYKSLNKISFILQKNSLRVDGSWCHGRSSIINFFSDMYVRKNHIEYFNSIKYLSLYEFCTAIELETNILAFIDETGFLHSLDFGVGQVGILKTISDALQKRDRLFFLTNKQEKSLSDEYITD
- a CDS encoding helix-turn-helix domain-containing protein; the encoded protein is MNKNIGKRLFEERTRLHLTQRQFTKNVISPSQYSRVEHGEQDLRATDFLKLISLNDLDINIFLQDFKKEKKSNEEVMQILAQIFYDRDLDCAKEMQNFLYKHNYDSSLLIRSELITLVLENKDIMQNKSLEKRFTEEINKNDDWIKDKYFLQLFGSSMVIFDINRLKFYMDKIIKEYSPKIRTLSFEEQRRIAGICINYLNRCYSKNNLALVNESIILLGSLAQNPDLLMYKLLGKYFKYLFTGDNIKKNNILDVLNDAGYSKFILNLEK
- a CDS encoding helix-turn-helix domain-containing protein; the encoded protein is MTIGEALLNLRKQLGLNQTEMAANVVSTSFYSKVERNIHDIGTNDLLQILNKHQINATYFFENLNDKENISEDIMDRISVAFEQKSRDKLLKIKQEVDSRPNNRQTEYYKLQLQLTLEVYLPKAKEIPIELKNKLKQYILVNNNWNIHSLQIFRETMRIYDIEELNFLVGTILTKYSNPNILQSSLQECIGAICINYLDNSYEKNSTKLIQEVLAYISTINSKGPVLFIKLLGKYYASVFQKDPAICQEITNVLKLAGYSDLIAVLPKI